Below is a window of Caldalkalibacillus uzonensis DNA.
TCAAGGACCGGTTGCCTATGAAGATCTGCAAGGTTATGATTTTCATGAAGGATTAACCGCTTTCAGGCCGCCTGAACAGCAGTATGAGGCTCTGCTGTCGATTGTCCAATTGCCCGAGGCCCGCATTATTGTTTCCTTAGACAGCAACATGGTGGTCGCTTATGTCACGTTTTTGTATCCCGATCCCCTGGAAAGGTGGTCGGAAGAGAAGATGGAAGATTTACTTGAATTGGGGGCTATTGAGGTGGCACCCCCTTACCGTAACTTAGGCCTGGCCAAACGCATGCTCCAAGTGGCCTTTCGGGATGATGCCATGGAGGATTATATTGTGATCACCACTGAGTATTACTGGCATTGGGATTTAAAGGGGACCGGACTGTCTGTATGGGAGTACCGCAAAGTGATGGAAAAGGTGATGGGCAGTGTTGGTTTGACCTGGTTTGCCACCGATGATCCTGAGATTTGTGCCCATCCTGCCAATTGCCTGATGGCCCGGATCGGAAAACGGGTGCCGATGAGCTCCATTGAAAAGTTTGACCGCATGCGTTTTAAACGCCGGTTTATGTATTAGTGCGGTCATGTATTAATGCTGTAAAGCAGTTATTCCGGATGTTGATAAAGCATGTAGAGTGAGCGGGACAAGGAGGTACAGGGTGATGCAAATAGAAGAAGTGATGAAACGGAAAGTGATCACTGTTTCTCCGGATACCACCATCGGGGAAGCCAGACGTTTGTGTCAGGAACACCGTATCCGTCACCTTCCAGTGGTTGAGGGGGAGAGACTGGCGGGGATTATTTCCGACCGGGATTTGCGGGACGCGCTTCCTTCTGTTATTCAAAAAGAAATTGAAGCGGATGAGATTTATGAGCTCCCTGTCTCTTCCTTTATGAAAAAGGATGTGATCACCATTCATCCTCTGGATTGTATTGACGATGCGGCATTAACGCTGTATACCGCCAAAATTGGCTGTTTACCGGTTGTCAGCCAGGGCAAGCTGGTGGGCATTGTGACTGAATCTGATATCCTCCATTCGCTGGTGGAGCTGATGGGGGTGGATCAGCCCAGTTCTTATTTAAAAATAGAAGTGGATGATACCACTGGCCGTCTGGCGGATGTGGCCCAGATTATTAAAGGGTGTCATGTCAATGTCTCCAATGTGTATGTCTACCCCAGCAAGAAAAAAGGCAAGAAAAATTTAATTTTCCGGGTGCAGACCATCGACCCCCGGCCCATTATTGAACGAATTGAACAGCATGGTTTCCGGGTCATCTGGCCCGAAAAGCTGGATTTCAAGCACCGGACAGCACATGATAGAACAGAAGAGAAGGAGCAAAACGATGACGAGCCGTCCAGCCTTTAAGCCGCTGTTCATATACAGCGAGCAGTTGCTCAACTATTTTTTCCATGATGAACATCCTTTTAATCAGAAGCGGATCGCCTTGACCAAACAATTGCTGGAATGTTGTGGATATTTAGCACAAGATCAGGTAGTGGCTCCCCGTCTGGCCACAGATGATGAGCTCATGCTTGTTCATGATCAGGATTATATTAAGGCGGTTAAGCAGGCCAGCCTAATATCAGATCAGACCTCTCTGGGGCAGGAGCACCCTGAATTTCATCCTTTTGGCCTGGGAACGGAAGACAACCCTCTTTTTCCTGACATGCATCAGCAAGCGGCCCTGGCTGTGGGGGGAACCTTGCTGGGGGCGGAGTTGATCGTCCAGGGACAAACCACACGTGTTCTTAATCTGGCTGGGGGGTTGCATCATGCACAGCGAGGTAAGGCTTCAGGGTTTTGTATCTATAATGACTGTGCGGTGGCCATTGAGTATGTGCGCCGAAAATATGGCATGAAGGTGCTGTATATCGATACGGATGCCCATCATGGTGACGGGGTACAGTGGATTTTTTACCATGATCCTGAGGTATTCACTTTTTCTATTCACGAAACTGGGCGTTATTTATATCCCGGTACCGGCCATGTGAACGAAAAGGGCATTGGTGAAGGGTATGGCTATTGCTTAAACTTGCCGGTGGACGCCTTCACCCAGGACAAGTCTTGGCTGGCTTGTTTTGAAAGCGGTTTAGAAGCCGTACTTCAATTTTTCAAACCGGATATGATTATCAGTCAGCATGGTTGCGATGCCCATTTTTATGATCCGCTGACCCATTTGGCTGGTTCCATGGCTATCTACGCCCGTATGCCGGAAGTGATCAAACAGGCTGCAGAAACCTATACGGGAGGGAAATGGCTGGCCGTTGGCGGCGGGGGGTATGATATCTACCGTGTGGTGCCCCGGGCCTGGGGATTGTTGTGGATGGTGATGAACGATGTTCCCATCAAGCAAGGGCCATTGCCTGAATCTTGGCTGGATGACGTCCTTCCTTTGGCAGGCGGGGGGCTGCCTCACTTATGGTTGGATAAGGATGATATACTGCCTGTTATCCCTCGCCAGCGGGAGATCGAGGAGAAAAACCGGCTGATGCTGAACCAGGCCTTATCCTATTTGCGCCAGCAAGTGGGATCCGGGTAGGAAAACTCACAAGCAAGCAAAAGAAGCGAGCAGGGAGTCCGACGCTGGTACGGAGGAAGCCCTGCTCTTTTTCATGGGATGATAGGTTGCCGTGGTTCAATCCGTTGCTCGGCCGTCAGTTTTTCGTCTTTGATCAGCTGTTCAAAAGGTTCCAAGCTGCTGAATAAGTCTTCCCACATGACATAACAATCGCTGTCATTCACTTTGACCACTACGCCCTGGGCGCCATCCGGTTTAAAAATGACCACATCCCCCACTTGAAACATAGGGCCCCACCTTTCTTTCCATTTTTTTGCAGGCTTGTGATAAGTGAACTGCTGTGAGTGCTTGTGGTTTGTTCTGTTTCTACTTCCAGCTTACCGGAAATGAAGAGACAAAGATGTTACATATATCACCATCACTGTATTGTTCTCAGAATTGTCGATTTTTTATTTTTGACACAATTCGTGATTTATGTCACAGGCAGTTGCGGGCAGCTTTGTTAAGATGAACAATGAACAGACTTGCCCTCACTTGGCCACCCCTAGCTTGTTGAGGGGAGGTGGCCAAGAAACAAGAAATATGATCAGACAAGGAGAGGAGTGTGGTAAGAGATGCACATTGTTGTTTGTATCAAGCAGGTGCCGGACACCAAAGTGATTAAAATGAATCCCAAAACCAAAACCATTGACCGGGCCAGTGCACCTGCAATTCTGAACCCGTATGATGCCCATGCGGTGGAAGAAGCGGTCCGCCTGAAAAAGCGCTACGGAGGAACCGTTTCTGTGCTGACTATGGGCCCCCCTCCTGCGGTGAAAGCGATCAAAAAGTGTATTGAAATTGGGGCAGATGACGGCTATATGATTTCAGACCGCGCCTTTGCCGGAGCGGATACCCTGGCCACCAGTTATGCCTTGAGCAAGGCAGTGGAGAAAATCTCCACACTGAAACCCATTGACCTCATCTTATGCGGCAAAATGAGCATTGACGGGGATACCGGTCAGGTGGGACCGGGCATTGCCCGTCGGCTGGATATTCCGCCCTTGACAGCGGTGAAAAAGATTGAAGAGATTAACATCGAAAAGGGATATGCCATCGTGCACCGCAAGCTGGAAGATGGCTATGAGGTTGTTCAATCTGCTCTGCCGTGCCTGTGTGCAGTGGAAAAAGAGATTAATGACCTTTCCTATGCCCCGTTGCCCAATATGATCAAGGCGGCCCGTTACCAGCCTCACATCTGGTCGGTGAATGATTTGGAGGATGTGGACCGCAAACAACTGGGCTTAAAGGGATCGCCAACGGTGGTCGGTAAAATATGGACCCCTGAAAAACCCCAAGGGGGCACCATGTTGGAGGGGGACATACAGGAGCAGGTGCAGCAAGTTCTTGATATTGTACTGCAAAAAAGAGAATTATTCACTGAATGGGAGGGAGGGCGATGAATCTGGATACGTTTAAAGGCGTGTGGGTGTTTATCGAGCAGCGTGATCAAGAAGTCGTCCCTGTCTCGCTGGAGCTGTTGGGGGCCGGGCGGGCTTTGGCCGATAAAAGAGGGGTTGAGCTGGCCGGTATTTTAATCGGTCATCATGTGAAAGGATTAACAAACACATTGTTTGAGTATGGTGCTGACACGGTCTATGTCTATGACGATCCTATCTTCAGTGAGTACCGTACTGAACCGTATATGCAAGCTGTGGTAGAGGCCTGCCGTAAATATAAGCCGGAAATATTGCTGTACGGAGCCACCTCAACAGGGAAAGATCTGGCCAGTGCCGTGGCTACTGATCTGGCAACAGGATTGACGGCTGACTGCACCATGTTGGACGTGGATCCGGAGACTGGACTGCTTGAAGCCAGCCGTCCGGCCTTTGGGGGCAACATCATGGCCACCATTTTATGTAAAAAGCACCGTCCCCAAATGGCCACCGTGCGTCCCAAAGTGATGAAAGCCCTTGATCCACAACCGGGCAGAAGGGGGCACGTGATTGAGGAACAAATCGCTTTAAAGGAAGATGAGGTACGCACCAAAGTACTGGAAGTGGTCAGAGAGACAACCAAGAGAACCCGCTTGGACGAAGCGGATATTATTGTAGCTGGAGGAAAAGGGTTGAAGGATGCGGAAGGATTTCAGCTTTGTTACCAGCTGGCAGAGGTGCTTGGCGCTTCTGTAGGTGCCAGCCGGGATGCTGTTGAGGCCGGGTGGATTGGCCATCATCATCAAATCGGGCAGACAGGGGTGACGGTCAACCCCAAAATTTACTTTGCCATTGGTATTTCGGGGGCCATTCAGCATGTGGTGGGCATGCAAAACTCGGAATTGATCATCGCCATCAATAACGACCCCAACGCCCCCATATTTCAAACCTGTCATTACGGCATTGTCGGTGATGCTTTCGAGGTCGTACCGGCGTTGATTGCAGCCTTTAAAGAGGCTCTGCACAGAGAGGAGGTTCAACATGCCTGAAAAATTTGATTGTATCATTGTGGGGGCTGGCCCGGCTGGTGTGTCCTGTGCCTATGCGCTGGCCAAAGCGGGATTGGACGTGTTGATCATTGAGCGGGGGGAATATCCGGGAGCCAAGAACGTGATGGGCGGCGTGTTGTACCGCAAAATGCTGGACGACATCATTCCGGGCTTTTACAAGGAAGCTCCGCTGGAGAGGCCGGTGGTGGAGCAGCGCTTTATGCTGCTGGATCGGGAATCAGCTGTCACATTCAGCTATAAAGGTTTGGAATGGGGCAGGGAACCGTACAACTGTTTTACGGTACTCAGAGCCAAGTTTGACCAATGGTTTGCCCAGAAGGCGGTTGAAGCCGGGGCCTTGTTGATTAATGAAACCGTAGTGCAGGAATGTATTGTGCAGGACGGACGGGTGGTTGGTGTGCGTACCGACCGGCCCGACGGGGATGTTTACGCCGATGTGGTGGTGTTGGCTGATGGTGTCAACTCCCTGTTAGCCAAATCATTGGGATTTCACAAAGAATGGAAGCCTGATGAAGTGGCATTGGCCACCATGGAAGTACTTAAACTGGACAAAACCACTATTGAAGAGCGCTTTAATCTTGAACCGAACCAGGGTTGTACGATTGAGATTTTTGGGGATGCCACCCAAGGTATTTTGGGCACCGGTTTTGTCTACACCAACAAGGACAGCATTAATATTGGCGTTGGTGCCTTATTGTCTGGTCTGATCAAACATAAGCTGAAACCGTACGAACTGTTGGAACGGCTGAAACAGCATCCTTTGATCCGCCCCTTGATCGCGGGCAGTGAGCCCCAGGAATACCTGGCTCACCTTATTCCAGAAGGGGGCTACCGTTCCATGCCTAAATTGGTAGGGCATGGGGTACTTGTCGTAGGAGATGCGGCTCAGCTGGTCAACTCCATCCACCGGGAGGGATCCAATCTGGCTATGACCTCAGGCGTGTTAGCTGCCGAGGCGATTATCACGGCCAAAGAACTCAATGACTTTTCAGAGAATATTCTGGACAGTTACCGGATTAATCTGTTGAACAGTTTTGTAGGCCAGGACTTGAAAAAGTACAAGGCTGCCACCCATCACTTTGAACGTTTCCCGCAATACTTTGAGCAGTACATTCCCATGCTGAACAGGGCTGCCGGCCGCTTCCTGACGGTGGACGGCACACCGAAAAAAGAGAAACAGAAGCAGTTGGTCCGTCAAATGGGGACGGTTGGCGAGCGGTTTAAAATTGCGCGGGATATACTCCGCGCCTGGAAGGTGATGAAAGGGTGAACATTGAGGAGAAACAGTATCTGGTTCGTTTCAACGCGGATACGGAGTCCCACTTAAAGGTGGTCAATGCAGATATTTGTGCCATCCGCTGTCCGGATAAGCTGTGCACCATCTTTTGTCCTGCTGAAGTTTACAAATGGGAAGGGGATCGCATGCATGTGGGTTTTGAAGGGTGCCATGAATGTGGCAGCTGCCGTATTGGCTGCCCTTATGACAATATTGAGTGGCGGTATCCCAAAGGTGGATATGGCATTGTGTTCAGACTGGGCTGAGCCGGTTCCCTGCGTAAGTACAGCGTCTGATCTGTCAGCCCAGAATTTACGGATAGTGTGATCAATTTAACTGCTAATCCGTCACCAACCCGGTATAGTAGGAATTGAAAACAAGGGGGGTGACAAAGAAGATGACAGGTGTCATTCTGGCCGGTGGGCAAAACCGGAGAATGAATGGGGAAATGAAGGGGTTGTTATCATTCGGTGGGGAAAAAGTGGTCGAGAGACAGGTGCGTAAAATGAAGACCCTGTGTCATGAGGTCATTTTGGTAACCAATCACCCACGCCATTATCTCCCTGTGTTTGGCGGTGCGATTCGGATCATTACCGACTTTTTCAAACATGGGGGGGCCTTGAGTGGCATGCATGCCGCCTTCTCTTTAGCCAAATACCATGAACTTTGGGTGGTGGCTTGTGACATGCCGTTTATCTCACCTGAAGCAGCCCGCCTTATGCAACAACACCGGCAGGAAAAAGGGTGTGATGCCGTCATTCCTGTGTTAAACAATAGATTACACCCTTTTCATGCCGTTTATCATAAGTCCTGTTTACCTGTTATGACGATGATGCTCCAAAAGCAAATTGATCAGCTTGAGGATCTGCTCCACTATTTGAATTGGGCAGCGGTCACCGAATCTTTTTTTCATGACCATGGTTTGAATTTGTCCTTTGTCACTGATTTCAACACTTTTGATGAATATCATCATCTGCTGCAACTGGAAGGGATACAAGTTCACAAATCACAATAAAAGGTTACTGAGAAAAAATATGGCG
It encodes the following:
- a CDS encoding ferredoxin family protein, whose product is MEGDERVNIEEKQYLVRFNADTESHLKVVNADICAIRCPDKLCTIFCPAEVYKWEGDRMHVGFEGCHECGSCRIGCPYDNIEWRYPKGGYGIVFRLG
- a CDS encoding electron transfer flavoprotein subunit beta/FixA family protein, with the protein product MHIVVCIKQVPDTKVIKMNPKTKTIDRASAPAILNPYDAHAVEEAVRLKKRYGGTVSVLTMGPPPAVKAIKKCIEIGADDGYMISDRAFAGADTLATSYALSKAVEKISTLKPIDLILCGKMSIDGDTGQVGPGIARRLDIPPLTAVKKIEEINIEKGYAIVHRKLEDGYEVVQSALPCLCAVEKEINDLSYAPLPNMIKAARYQPHIWSVNDLEDVDRKQLGLKGSPTVVGKIWTPEKPQGGTMLEGDIQEQVQQVLDIVLQKRELFTEWEGGR
- a CDS encoding electron transfer flavoprotein subunit alpha/FixB family protein, whose protein sequence is MNLDTFKGVWVFIEQRDQEVVPVSLELLGAGRALADKRGVELAGILIGHHVKGLTNTLFEYGADTVYVYDDPIFSEYRTEPYMQAVVEACRKYKPEILLYGATSTGKDLASAVATDLATGLTADCTMLDVDPETGLLEASRPAFGGNIMATILCKKHRPQMATVRPKVMKALDPQPGRRGHVIEEQIALKEDEVRTKVLEVVRETTKRTRLDEADIIVAGGKGLKDAEGFQLCYQLAEVLGASVGASRDAVEAGWIGHHHQIGQTGVTVNPKIYFAIGISGAIQHVVGMQNSELIIAINNDPNAPIFQTCHYGIVGDAFEVVPALIAAFKEALHREEVQHA
- the mobA gene encoding molybdenum cofactor guanylyltransferase; amino-acid sequence: MTGVILAGGQNRRMNGEMKGLLSFGGEKVVERQVRKMKTLCHEVILVTNHPRHYLPVFGGAIRIITDFFKHGGALSGMHAAFSLAKYHELWVVACDMPFISPEAARLMQQHRQEKGCDAVIPVLNNRLHPFHAVYHKSCLPVMTMMLQKQIDQLEDLLHYLNWAAVTESFFHDHGLNLSFVTDFNTFDEYHHLLQLEGIQVHKSQ
- a CDS encoding acetoin utilization protein AcuC, whose protein sequence is MTSRPAFKPLFIYSEQLLNYFFHDEHPFNQKRIALTKQLLECCGYLAQDQVVAPRLATDDELMLVHDQDYIKAVKQASLISDQTSLGQEHPEFHPFGLGTEDNPLFPDMHQQAALAVGGTLLGAELIVQGQTTRVLNLAGGLHHAQRGKASGFCIYNDCAVAIEYVRRKYGMKVLYIDTDAHHGDGVQWIFYHDPEVFTFSIHETGRYLYPGTGHVNEKGIGEGYGYCLNLPVDAFTQDKSWLACFESGLEAVLQFFKPDMIISQHGCDAHFYDPLTHLAGSMAIYARMPEVIKQAAETYTGGKWLAVGGGGYDIYRVVPRAWGLLWMVMNDVPIKQGPLPESWLDDVLPLAGGGLPHLWLDKDDILPVIPRQREIEEKNRLMLNQALSYLRQQVGSG
- a CDS encoding acetoin utilization AcuB family protein gives rise to the protein MQIEEVMKRKVITVSPDTTIGEARRLCQEHRIRHLPVVEGERLAGIISDRDLRDALPSVIQKEIEADEIYELPVSSFMKKDVITIHPLDCIDDAALTLYTAKIGCLPVVSQGKLVGIVTESDILHSLVELMGVDQPSSYLKIEVDDTTGRLADVAQIIKGCHVNVSNVYVYPSKKKGKKNLIFRVQTIDPRPIIERIEQHGFRVIWPEKLDFKHRTAHDRTEEKEQNDDEPSSL
- a CDS encoding GNAT family N-acetyltransferase, whose protein sequence is MKHTKTFFCDTVQFEGRTIHIQGPVAYEDLQGYDFHEGLTAFRPPEQQYEALLSIVQLPEARIIVSLDSNMVVAYVTFLYPDPLERWSEEKMEDLLELGAIEVAPPYRNLGLAKRMLQVAFRDDAMEDYIVITTEYYWHWDLKGTGLSVWEYRKVMEKVMGSVGLTWFATDDPEICAHPANCLMARIGKRVPMSSIEKFDRMRFKRRFMY
- a CDS encoding FAD-dependent oxidoreductase, which translates into the protein MPEKFDCIIVGAGPAGVSCAYALAKAGLDVLIIERGEYPGAKNVMGGVLYRKMLDDIIPGFYKEAPLERPVVEQRFMLLDRESAVTFSYKGLEWGREPYNCFTVLRAKFDQWFAQKAVEAGALLINETVVQECIVQDGRVVGVRTDRPDGDVYADVVVLADGVNSLLAKSLGFHKEWKPDEVALATMEVLKLDKTTIEERFNLEPNQGCTIEIFGDATQGILGTGFVYTNKDSINIGVGALLSGLIKHKLKPYELLERLKQHPLIRPLIAGSEPQEYLAHLIPEGGYRSMPKLVGHGVLVVGDAAQLVNSIHREGSNLAMTSGVLAAEAIITAKELNDFSENILDSYRINLLNSFVGQDLKKYKAATHHFERFPQYFEQYIPMLNRAAGRFLTVDGTPKKEKQKQLVRQMGTVGERFKIARDILRAWKVMKG